One genomic window of Methanofollis ethanolicus includes the following:
- a CDS encoding ATP-binding cassette domain-containing protein — protein sequence MIRCEHLTKVYNDVPAVDDLCLDIPEGEVFGLLGPNGAGKSTTILMVIGLIEPTSGA from the coding sequence ATGATACGATGCGAACATCTGACGAAGGTCTATAATGACGTGCCTGCCGTCGACGATCTCTGCCTCGATATCCCCGAGGGCGAGGTCTTCGGGCTCCTCGGGCCGAACGGCGCGGGGAAGAGCACGACGATCCTGATGGTGATCGGCCTGATCGAGCCGACCTCGGGGGCG